One genomic region from Aminivibrio sp. encodes:
- a CDS encoding nitroreductase family protein yields MTIRDNQVIKTILGRRSIRKFTADPVPPEIRDLLLECGFAAPSAHNRRPCVFMAIEDKKVLDDLAEAHDTGKMLRQAPLAIAVCAETALYPEGDRAWVEDCAAALENILLAARGLGLEGVWLKVMDRHPRNEKIRSILAVPDSVEIVGIAAIGFGAEQKPPYEGFDRAKVHFNRW; encoded by the coding sequence ATGACAATAAGGGACAACCAGGTTATCAAAACGATTCTGGGACGGCGGAGCATCAGAAAATTCACTGCGGATCCTGTTCCACCGGAGATCAGGGACCTTCTCCTCGAATGCGGCTTTGCCGCTCCGTCGGCCCATAACCGCAGACCCTGCGTCTTCATGGCAATAGAAGACAAGAAGGTCCTGGACGATCTTGCCGAGGCCCATGACACGGGGAAAATGCTCAGGCAGGCACCCCTGGCCATAGCCGTATGCGCAGAGACGGCCCTTTATCCCGAGGGAGACCGCGCCTGGGTGGAGGACTGCGCCGCCGCACTGGAGAACATCCTTCTCGCCGCCAGGGGGCTGGGACTGGAGGGGGTCTGGCTCAAGGTCATGGACAGGCACCCCAGGAACGAAAAAATCCGCTCGATCCTCGCCGTGCCCGACTCTGTGGAAATTGTCGGCATAGCCGCCATCGGCTTCGGGGCGGAACAGAAACCGCCCTACGAAGGATTTGACCGTGCAAAGGTCCACTTCAACCGCTGGTAA
- a CDS encoding type 1 glutamine amidotransferase domain-containing protein, translating into MSKKVAVLVEENVHDLEFWYPFYRIVEAGFEPVVVGPVAGKAYTGKLGTSIEATASPADLSPSDVAGVVVPGGWAPDRLRTHKSIVDFVREVSASGGVVAAICHGGSVLVSAGILKGIKATSYKSIRDDMVLAGAEWVDEPVVVSGKLVTSRTPSDLPAFGKALVEALESK; encoded by the coding sequence GTGTCGAAAAAAGTCGCTGTTCTCGTCGAAGAAAACGTTCATGACCTCGAGTTCTGGTATCCCTTCTACCGCATCGTCGAGGCCGGCTTTGAACCGGTCGTCGTGGGACCCGTCGCCGGAAAAGCGTATACCGGCAAACTGGGAACGTCAATCGAGGCGACTGCTTCCCCAGCGGATCTTTCCCCCTCGGACGTAGCCGGGGTGGTGGTTCCCGGCGGATGGGCTCCGGACCGCCTCCGCACCCATAAGTCCATAGTGGATTTCGTCCGGGAGGTCAGCGCTTCAGGGGGCGTAGTGGCCGCCATCTGCCACGGCGGGAGCGTCCTCGTCTCGGCGGGCATTCTCAAGGGCATAAAAGCCACCTCCTACAAGAGCATACGGGACGATATGGTCCTCGCGGGAGCGGAGTGGGTCGACGAACCGGTGGTGGTCTCCGGAAAGCTGGTGACCAGCAGAACTCCTTCGGACCTCCCCGCTTTCGGGAAAGCCCTCGTGGAGGCCCTGGAATCGAAATAG
- a CDS encoding TetR/AcrR family transcriptional regulator, which translates to MGEREKTEARILDAVGTILSGKGYGHLGVNEVARQAGMDKVLIYRYFGGMPQLMRAFFSRRKYWPSTSEILESGGEGGADPATRAYAILRGYLRELKKSDAARQILRGEIAGREDVSAWTADDRYRQGMELLGLLRDHNGDAEGVTEMAALLTAGFTFLLLRRDVSRRYLGLDLSKEETWERLEKTIHLLVKLFYEKKETPPGEGRG; encoded by the coding sequence GTGGGAGAAAGGGAGAAAACGGAGGCCCGGATACTCGACGCGGTGGGGACCATTCTTTCCGGTAAAGGATACGGTCATCTTGGTGTGAACGAAGTCGCCCGACAGGCCGGAATGGACAAGGTGCTCATCTACCGTTACTTCGGGGGCATGCCCCAGCTTATGAGGGCTTTTTTTTCCCGGAGAAAATACTGGCCTTCCACGTCGGAAATTCTCGAGAGCGGCGGCGAAGGCGGGGCGGATCCCGCGACAAGGGCCTATGCCATCCTGAGAGGCTATCTGAGGGAACTGAAGAAATCTGATGCGGCACGGCAGATACTTCGGGGAGAGATCGCAGGCAGGGAGGACGTCTCCGCCTGGACGGCGGACGACCGCTACCGCCAGGGGATGGAACTTCTCGGCCTCCTGCGGGACCACAACGGCGACGCGGAAGGAGTGACCGAAATGGCCGCCCTTCTCACCGCCGGATTCACTTTTCTTCTCCTGAGACGGGACGTTTCCCGGCGCTACCTCGGTCTTGACCTGTCAAAGGAAGAGACCTGGGAACGGCTGGAAAAAACAATCCACCTTCTGGTGAAACTGTTTTACGAAAAGAAAGAAACCCCGCCCGGAGAAGGGCGGGGCTGA
- the ilvD gene encoding dihydroxy-acid dehydratase, whose translation MRSDKAKTGPERAPHRSLLKASGYTDWEISRPWIGVVNPYNAIIPGHVHLNRITEGVKAAVYAFGGFPLEFPVIGVCDGIAMNHEGMKFSLPSRELIMDSIEVMVRAHALDALVLVTNCDKIIPGMAMAALSLNIPAVMISGGPMLAGVSGGRDVDLSNIFEAVGKRVAGLMTDDELRAIEDTTCPTCGSCAGMFTANTMNCMIEALGFALPGNGTIPAVYSARDRLAKEAGRHIMMLVEKNIRPRDILTEKAFKNAVAVDMALGGSTNTALHLPALAHAAGISLTLDYFEEASRKTPHICSMSPGGNHHIQDLYAAGGVQAVMARLLEGGLIDGSPLTVTGRSVSENLAGVKVADENIIRPLENPYHAQGGLAILKGNLAPEGSVVKQSAVDPSMLKHSGPARVFDGEEAASEAILARKINDGDVVVIRYEGPKGGPGMREMLGPTASLAGMGMDKTVALITDGRFSGASRGASIGHVSPEAAAGGNIALVQEGDTIEIDIPARTLHLAVSDEELEKRRAAWKPAETVTDSLFLERYRSVVTSGSRGAVFG comes from the coding sequence ATGCGGAGCGACAAGGCAAAAACGGGTCCGGAAAGGGCCCCTCACCGGTCTCTGCTCAAGGCTTCAGGATATACCGACTGGGAAATCAGCCGTCCCTGGATCGGTGTGGTCAATCCTTACAACGCCATCATCCCCGGCCACGTTCACCTGAACAGGATCACCGAGGGCGTGAAGGCTGCTGTCTACGCCTTCGGGGGCTTCCCTCTCGAGTTTCCCGTTATCGGTGTCTGTGACGGCATCGCCATGAACCATGAGGGGATGAAGTTTTCCCTTCCGAGCAGGGAGCTCATCATGGATTCCATCGAGGTCATGGTCAGGGCTCACGCCCTTGATGCCCTCGTCCTGGTCACAAACTGCGACAAGATCATTCCGGGAATGGCCATGGCAGCCCTTTCCCTTAACATCCCCGCCGTCATGATCAGCGGCGGTCCCATGCTCGCCGGAGTCAGCGGCGGACGTGATGTAGACCTCAGCAACATCTTCGAGGCGGTGGGCAAAAGAGTCGCCGGCCTGATGACCGACGACGAGCTCCGGGCAATCGAAGACACCACCTGTCCGACCTGCGGTTCCTGTGCGGGGATGTTCACCGCCAACACCATGAACTGCATGATCGAAGCCCTCGGGTTTGCTCTTCCCGGCAACGGGACCATCCCGGCGGTTTACTCTGCCAGGGATCGCCTCGCCAAGGAAGCGGGACGGCACATCATGATGCTGGTGGAGAAGAACATCCGGCCGAGAGACATTCTCACCGAAAAGGCTTTCAAAAACGCTGTTGCCGTGGACATGGCCCTCGGCGGTTCCACCAACACGGCCCTTCACCTTCCTGCCCTCGCCCATGCGGCGGGAATCTCCCTCACCCTCGACTATTTCGAGGAGGCGAGCAGGAAAACTCCTCATATCTGCAGCATGAGCCCGGGAGGGAACCACCACATACAGGACCTTTACGCGGCCGGTGGAGTTCAGGCGGTTATGGCCCGTCTCCTCGAGGGCGGACTCATCGACGGTTCCCCTCTCACAGTGACGGGGCGTTCCGTGTCGGAAAACCTGGCAGGCGTCAAGGTCGCTGACGAAAACATCATCCGTCCCCTCGAGAATCCCTACCATGCTCAGGGAGGGCTGGCCATCCTGAAGGGCAACCTCGCACCCGAAGGCAGCGTGGTGAAGCAGTCCGCAGTGGATCCCTCCATGCTGAAGCACTCCGGACCTGCCAGGGTATTCGACGGCGAGGAGGCTGCAAGCGAGGCCATTCTTGCACGGAAGATCAACGACGGCGACGTGGTGGTCATCCGGTACGAGGGACCCAAGGGCGGCCCCGGGATGCGGGAAATGCTCGGCCCCACCGCATCCCTGGCGGGAATGGGAATGGACAAGACAGTGGCGCTCATCACCGACGGGCGCTTTTCAGGGGCGTCGAGGGGCGCATCAATAGGCCATGTATCCCCGGAAGCGGCCGCCGGCGGAAACATCGCCCTCGTGCAGGAAGGCGATACCATCGAAATCGATATCCCCGCACGGACACTGCATCTCGCGGTGTCCGACGAAGAGCTTGAGAAGAGACGGGCCGCCTGGAAACCAGCGGAAACCGTTACCGACAGCCTGTTCCTCGAAAGGTACCGGAGCGTTGTCACCTCGGGTTCCAGGGGAGCTGTTTTCGGCTAG
- a CDS encoding TRAP transporter large permease has protein sequence MGLVLAGSFILFMVLGVPVGLAIGAAGLLVVLLSGFPLAMIPQTMFSGNESFALVAVPFFVLAGDILARGGISERIVAFAEATLGRFRGGLSIVSTVASMFIAAISGSGAATTAAVGSALLPQLKKKGYDVDFSAALIAASGTIGVVIPPSVPMVLYAVIAGISVAKLFMAGFVPGFLMGLGLIAYSMYIARKRGYPAAEVTTGRQKWKLFAEASWGLMTPVIILGGIFSGFFTPSEAAAVAVDYSLFVAFFVYKSMDFKKFYRLVVGAGVTSALIMFIIATSKLFGWGLAFYEIPEAVARFLLGFAGGNTVLIYLMITVIILLAGMFMETASALIILTPIFLPTVIHVGGNLVHFGVLISIGLAIGMATPPVAIDIYVASAITGLPIEQISKPIVPMVAVLIGVLILVTYVPSIILSLPLLVWGPAGI, from the coding sequence ATGGGACTCGTTCTTGCAGGCAGCTTCATCCTCTTCATGGTACTGGGCGTTCCGGTGGGGCTCGCCATCGGGGCCGCAGGGCTTCTCGTCGTCCTCCTGAGCGGATTCCCCCTGGCCATGATCCCCCAGACCATGTTCTCCGGAAATGAATCCTTCGCCCTGGTGGCCGTCCCCTTTTTCGTGCTTGCCGGGGATATTCTGGCCAGGGGGGGCATTTCCGAACGGATCGTCGCTTTCGCCGAAGCCACGCTCGGCCGGTTCCGGGGAGGGCTCTCCATTGTCTCCACGGTGGCATCCATGTTTATCGCCGCCATCTCCGGATCCGGGGCAGCCACTACCGCAGCCGTGGGATCCGCCCTTCTTCCCCAGCTCAAGAAAAAGGGGTATGACGTGGACTTTTCTGCGGCGCTGATTGCCGCGTCCGGAACCATCGGCGTGGTCATTCCCCCGAGTGTTCCCATGGTGCTTTATGCCGTCATCGCGGGAATATCGGTGGCCAAGCTCTTCATGGCGGGCTTCGTTCCCGGATTTCTGATGGGGCTCGGCCTTATCGCGTACTCCATGTACATCGCCAGAAAACGGGGCTACCCGGCGGCTGAAGTAACCACGGGCAGACAGAAATGGAAACTTTTCGCCGAAGCTTCCTGGGGACTCATGACTCCCGTGATCATTCTCGGGGGCATCTTCTCGGGCTTTTTCACGCCCTCGGAAGCGGCAGCGGTCGCCGTGGACTATTCACTGTTCGTGGCTTTCTTCGTCTACAAGTCCATGGACTTCAAAAAATTCTACAGGCTTGTCGTGGGCGCAGGCGTTACGTCGGCTCTCATCATGTTCATCATCGCCACGTCAAAACTCTTCGGCTGGGGGCTGGCCTTCTACGAGATACCCGAGGCCGTGGCACGATTTCTCCTCGGCTTTGCCGGAGGGAATACAGTTCTCATCTACCTCATGATCACGGTGATCATTCTCCTGGCGGGTATGTTCATGGAGACCGCCTCGGCGCTCATCATCCTGACCCCCATTTTTCTTCCCACGGTCATCCATGTGGGCGGCAACCTCGTCCATTTCGGCGTCCTCATCTCCATCGGACTTGCCATCGGCATGGCCACTCCGCCCGTGGCCATCGACATTTACGTAGCCAGTGCCATCACCGGCCTGCCCATCGAGCAGATCAGCAAACCCATTGTTCCCATGGTGGCGGTGCTTATAGGCGTCCTGATCCTGGTGACCTATGTTCCGTCCATCATCCTGTCCCTGCCGCTGCTCGTCTGGGGACCGGCCGGAATCTGA
- a CDS encoding TRAP transporter small permease, whose translation MERNSSDAGGETKRSPLLRLSDAVNTVSEVVLFGMILAMVGVTTLQIVCRIFFDALIWSEELTTYLLVASSLLGAAVGFKKGSHIAVTFLVNKLPEGPRKAVSMFVQCVSVFFFAVVAFYGAELMKSEAMQTTPAMGISMTWIYLMYPVIGGIILLHLVAGFGGILGRR comes from the coding sequence ATGGAACGGAATAGCAGCGATGCAGGAGGCGAGACGAAGCGCTCGCCTCTTCTCCGATTAAGCGACGCAGTGAATACGGTCAGCGAGGTCGTCCTCTTCGGAATGATTCTCGCCATGGTTGGCGTAACAACCCTCCAGATAGTCTGCCGTATCTTTTTCGACGCCCTCATCTGGTCCGAAGAGCTCACTACTTATCTTCTCGTTGCCTCGTCCCTTCTCGGCGCGGCCGTGGGTTTCAAAAAAGGGTCCCACATCGCCGTCACTTTTCTGGTCAACAAACTCCCGGAAGGGCCAAGGAAAGCCGTTTCAATGTTCGTCCAGTGCGTGAGCGTGTTTTTCTTTGCCGTGGTGGCCTTCTACGGAGCCGAGCTCATGAAGAGCGAGGCCATGCAGACTACACCGGCCATGGGAATTTCCATGACATGGATTTATCTCATGTACCCCGTGATAGGGGGCATCATTCTGCTACATCTCGTCGCCGGCTTCGGCGGCATCCTGGGGAGGCGCTGA
- a CDS encoding TRAP transporter substrate-binding protein gives MKKIAAVLSVVFLFLVLAASSAPAADIKLAHVVNENDAFHVCALKFKELVEAGSKGELTVTIYPNAKLGDERNLLESMRMGVVDSAIITGGPIINFMPKFGVFDLPFLFSTPEQAYKVLDGDIGRGMLADMEALGWKGLAYGERGFRNLTNSKKPVNVPEDMKGLKIRLMQNPVYVDSFKALGANAVPMAWTEALTALQQGTIDGQENPLNVIVSFNLFESQKYLALTRHAYAPSVIMMSMRTWNKLSPEHQKLVQESAQTAAEHNRAYDNEKEAEWLQFLKDKGMEVTEPDLSLFREAVKPVYEKYGEQFGKELVEAVLAVK, from the coding sequence ATGAAGAAAATCGCAGCGGTTTTATCGGTCGTTTTTCTTTTCCTGGTTCTAGCGGCATCGTCCGCGCCGGCCGCCGACATCAAGCTGGCCCACGTGGTGAACGAAAACGACGCTTTCCACGTATGCGCCCTCAAATTCAAGGAACTCGTGGAGGCCGGGAGCAAGGGTGAACTGACGGTCACCATTTACCCCAACGCGAAGCTCGGCGACGAGAGGAACCTTCTCGAGAGCATGCGCATGGGCGTGGTGGACTCCGCCATTATCACCGGCGGTCCCATCATCAACTTCATGCCCAAGTTCGGCGTGTTCGACCTTCCCTTCCTTTTCTCCACCCCAGAGCAGGCGTACAAAGTTCTGGACGGGGACATCGGCAGGGGAATGCTTGCCGATATGGAAGCTCTCGGGTGGAAGGGCCTTGCCTACGGAGAGAGGGGGTTCCGAAACCTCACCAACAGCAAGAAACCGGTCAACGTTCCTGAAGATATGAAGGGCCTGAAGATCAGGCTTATGCAGAACCCCGTGTACGTGGACTCCTTCAAGGCCCTCGGAGCGAACGCCGTTCCCATGGCCTGGACCGAGGCCCTCACCGCCCTCCAGCAGGGGACCATCGACGGACAGGAAAACCCCCTGAACGTCATCGTGTCCTTCAACCTCTTCGAGTCCCAAAAGTACCTTGCCCTGACGCGGCATGCATACGCCCCCAGCGTGATCATGATGAGCATGCGCACCTGGAACAAACTTTCCCCGGAGCACCAGAAGCTCGTCCAGGAGTCAGCCCAGACCGCCGCTGAACATAACAGGGCCTACGACAACGAAAAGGAAGCCGAATGGCTTCAGTTCCTCAAGGACAAGGGAATGGAAGTTACCGAGCCCGATCTCTCCCTGTTCAGGGAGGCTGTCAAGCCCGTATACGAAAAATACGGAGAGCAGTTCGGCAAAGAACTTGTCGAGGCCGTCCTAGCCGTGAAATAG
- a CDS encoding cupin domain-containing protein, translating into MTCSKCNAGRLRDIPKADDAVQPAGIERRIVFAPGKFWDDYVARFFTVEKGAQTPFHAHDWPHYVLIMGGSCEAKIDGTVYQLEGGCWAHVPPGADHNFTNTGEGPLEFVCIVPPKGDPAGSSKA; encoded by the coding sequence ATGACATGTTCCAAATGCAACGCCGGAAGGCTGAGAGATATCCCCAAGGCTGACGACGCGGTCCAGCCGGCGGGAATCGAGCGGCGGATCGTCTTCGCGCCGGGAAAATTCTGGGACGATTACGTTGCCCGATTTTTTACCGTGGAAAAGGGAGCCCAGACCCCCTTCCACGCTCATGACTGGCCCCATTATGTCCTTATCATGGGCGGCTCCTGCGAAGCGAAAATAGACGGGACAGTTTACCAGCTCGAAGGCGGATGCTGGGCCCATGTCCCGCCCGGCGCGGATCATAATTTCACCAATACGGGCGAGGGCCCCCTTGAATTCGTCTGTATCGTCCCACCGAAGGGAGATCCCGCCGGCAGCTCGAAGGCCTGA
- the gpt gene encoding xanthine phosphoribosyltransferase gives MFGVSSERYHKTYPISWEQIHRDCKALAWRLVGLAKWERIIGIARGGLVPAAIIARELDIRLVDTVCVSSYTIRNQGEISVLKEIRGDGEEWLIIDDLVDTGKTARVVREMLPKAHFAAVYAKPEGRPFVDTFITEVSQDTWILFPWDAETSYVKPIAEQQ, from the coding sequence ATGTTCGGCGTGTCCAGCGAACGGTATCACAAAACATACCCCATTTCATGGGAGCAGATCCACAGGGACTGCAAGGCTCTTGCCTGGAGGCTGGTGGGGTTGGCCAAATGGGAGAGAATCATAGGCATCGCCCGGGGAGGGCTTGTCCCCGCCGCTATCATCGCCAGAGAACTGGATATACGTCTGGTGGACACGGTCTGTGTGTCAAGCTACACCATCCGGAACCAGGGGGAAATATCCGTTCTCAAGGAGATTCGGGGGGACGGGGAGGAATGGCTCATCATCGACGACCTGGTTGATACGGGCAAAACGGCCAGGGTCGTCCGGGAAATGTTGCCGAAGGCCCATTTCGCCGCCGTCTACGCCAAACCGGAAGGGCGGCCCTTCGTTGACACGTTCATCACCGAAGTCAGCCAGGACACGTGGATCCTCTTCCCGTGGGACGCCGAAACCTCTTACGTCAAGCCAATAGCTGAACAGCAGTAA
- a CDS encoding BMP family ABC transporter substrate-binding protein, translated as MKRFSVLLALAVGFVFCSAAFAAFPPIPVEKINPGFIYIGPIGDGGYTFMHDKGRLFMEEAFPGLKSVYVESVPEGPDASRVMETLVRNGSKVVFANSFGHMDFVLEVAKKYPEIIFMHCSGYKVAENVGTYFGRMYQARYLSGLVAGSMTKKNVIGYVAAYPIPEVIRGINAFTLGVRKANPNAEVRVIWIFSWLDPGKEKEAAKALIDAGADVLGMHADTGAAPQAAEEAGVYVVGYNNDMSNYAPTKHLTAPIWNWGIVYRDTIRQVVDGTWKSEQIWIGLKEGMVDLAPYGKDVPDSVKKLVEDEKAKIITGGWDVFHGPVKDQGGTVRVPGGTAMTDAELLSMNWFVEGVKGDIPK; from the coding sequence GTGAAGAGATTTTCTGTGCTTCTCGCTCTCGCGGTCGGTTTCGTTTTCTGCAGCGCGGCATTCGCCGCTTTTCCGCCGATCCCGGTGGAAAAGATCAATCCCGGATTTATTTACATAGGGCCCATAGGCGACGGCGGATACACCTTCATGCACGACAAGGGGAGGCTCTTCATGGAAGAGGCGTTCCCCGGGCTGAAATCCGTCTACGTGGAATCGGTCCCGGAAGGCCCCGATGCGTCCAGGGTCATGGAGACCCTCGTGAGGAACGGCTCGAAGGTGGTTTTCGCCAACTCCTTCGGCCACATGGATTTCGTCCTTGAAGTGGCAAAGAAGTACCCCGAGATCATTTTCATGCACTGCTCCGGCTACAAGGTTGCCGAAAACGTGGGGACCTACTTCGGAAGAATGTACCAGGCGCGGTACCTCTCCGGCCTCGTGGCGGGGAGCATGACGAAGAAGAATGTCATAGGCTACGTGGCGGCCTATCCCATCCCCGAAGTCATCCGGGGCATCAACGCCTTCACCCTCGGCGTACGGAAGGCCAACCCCAACGCGGAAGTCAGGGTTATCTGGATCTTCTCCTGGCTCGATCCCGGCAAGGAAAAGGAAGCCGCCAAGGCCCTCATTGACGCAGGGGCGGACGTTCTCGGTATGCACGCCGACACGGGCGCCGCACCCCAGGCCGCAGAAGAGGCCGGTGTCTACGTGGTGGGCTACAACAACGACATGAGCAATTATGCCCCCACGAAGCATCTCACCGCCCCCATCTGGAACTGGGGCATCGTGTACAGGGACACCATCCGGCAGGTCGTTGACGGCACATGGAAATCCGAGCAGATCTGGATCGGTCTCAAGGAAGGCATGGTCGACCTTGCCCCCTACGGCAAGGATGTGCCGGATTCCGTGAAGAAGCTCGTGGAAGACGAAAAGGCGAAAATCATAACCGGCGGGTGGGACGTGTTCCACGGCCCGGTGAAGGACCAGGGCGGAACGGTGAGGGTTCCCGGGGGAACCGCCATGACCGACGCCGAATTGCTCTCCATGAACTGGTTCGTCGAGGGTGTGAAGGGAGATATACCCAAATAG
- a CDS encoding ABC transporter ATP-binding protein — protein MNQRQPLVRMKKITKRFAGVTANHEVDFDVRPGEVHALLGENGAGKSTLMNILYGLYRPDSGSLFIDGNETAFASPGDARKAGIGMVHQHFMLIPSQTVWENMILGLDGLPCILPKNDIRDKIVSLSSRYGLMVDPDAGIWQLSIGEQQRVAILQMLFRQANILILDEPTAVLTPQEAELLFETVRQMTSEGHGVVFISHKMDEVMGLSQRVTILRKGKLVGTVETASTSKEQLAEMMVGQKMVYTVSKPPLEPGDPVLECASVCALGDRGFPAVNHATFLVRRREILGIAGVAGNGQQELCETLVGLRKVESGTIHVNGREMTNALPKDFIRQGVHYIPADRKGTGLVPNMNVSENSILKRYWIPPVSRGPFLNWKEVFSFARELVSRFNVSTPSIETPVRNLSGGNLQKLMLGRELSDSPVALLAVHPTWGLDVAATKFVREQLLCHRERGGAVLLVSEDLDELLALSDRLAVMCKGEIMGILDNPSSVPVETIGLMMAGTPLEELEKRDGGTVR, from the coding sequence ATGAATCAACGCCAGCCGCTGGTACGCATGAAAAAGATCACGAAGCGGTTCGCCGGTGTAACGGCAAACCACGAGGTGGATTTCGACGTGCGCCCGGGAGAAGTCCACGCTCTGCTCGGAGAAAACGGCGCAGGGAAATCCACGCTCATGAACATTCTCTACGGCCTGTACCGCCCGGACAGCGGCTCTCTCTTCATCGACGGGAACGAGACTGCCTTCGCATCCCCAGGGGACGCCCGGAAAGCCGGGATCGGCATGGTCCACCAGCACTTCATGCTCATTCCCAGCCAGACGGTGTGGGAGAACATGATCCTCGGCCTCGACGGTCTCCCCTGTATTCTGCCGAAGAACGACATCCGGGACAAAATCGTCTCCCTCTCGTCGAGATACGGCCTCATGGTGGACCCCGACGCCGGTATCTGGCAGCTCTCCATCGGGGAGCAGCAGCGGGTGGCCATTCTCCAGATGCTCTTCCGCCAGGCGAACATCCTTATCCTCGACGAGCCCACGGCGGTGCTCACCCCCCAGGAGGCGGAGCTCCTCTTCGAGACCGTGCGGCAGATGACCTCCGAGGGGCATGGCGTGGTCTTCATCTCCCACAAGATGGACGAGGTCATGGGCCTTTCGCAGAGAGTGACCATCCTCCGGAAGGGGAAGCTCGTCGGCACGGTGGAGACTGCCTCCACCTCCAAGGAGCAGCTCGCGGAAATGATGGTGGGACAGAAAATGGTCTATACCGTAAGCAAGCCCCCTCTGGAACCAGGCGACCCGGTACTTGAATGCGCCTCCGTCTGCGCTCTTGGAGACAGAGGCTTCCCCGCCGTAAACCATGCCACGTTCCTTGTGCGCCGGAGGGAGATCCTCGGCATAGCGGGAGTCGCGGGGAACGGACAGCAGGAACTGTGCGAAACTCTCGTGGGCCTGCGGAAAGTCGAATCGGGAACCATTCATGTCAACGGCCGGGAGATGACCAACGCCCTGCCGAAGGATTTCATCCGGCAGGGCGTCCATTACATACCCGCCGACAGAAAGGGAACGGGCCTTGTTCCCAACATGAACGTGAGCGAGAACTCCATTCTGAAGCGCTATTGGATCCCCCCCGTCTCCCGGGGGCCCTTCCTGAACTGGAAGGAAGTGTTTTCCTTCGCCAGGGAGCTTGTCTCCAGGTTCAACGTGAGTACGCCGTCCATAGAAACTCCCGTCCGCAACCTCTCCGGGGGAAACCTGCAGAAACTCATGCTCGGCAGGGAACTAAGCGACTCCCCCGTCGCCCTGCTCGCCGTCCATCCCACCTGGGGGCTCGACGTGGCCGCAACCAAGTTTGTCAGGGAACAGCTTCTGTGTCACCGTGAAAGGGGTGGGGCAGTGCTCCTCGTGTCCGAGGACCTGGATGAACTTCTCGCCCTGAGCGACAGGCTCGCCGTGATGTGCAAGGGGGAAATCATGGGCATTCTCGACAACCCGTCATCTGTGCCGGTGGAAACCATCGGCCTGATGATGGCGGGGACACCCCTTGAGGAACTGGAAAAACGCGACGGAGGGACCGTCCGGTGA